The genomic window TTCTAAAGTTGCTGAGAACAATTTAGGTGACAGTGGGTCTCCTTGTCTCACTCCTTTTTTCAGTTTGAATTCCTCGCCTACtgtttctagttttatttttgctgTTATGCATTTGTATATGTTGCTGATTATTCTTATATATTTGTTCTGGACGTTTTGCATTTTCAACGCTTCCCATATATAGCTGTGGAGTAGGGAGTCGAAGGCCTTGCTGTAATCTATAAaagctaggtagtattttttACCATACTCATTGCTCTTTTCTATTATTTGTTTAATGGTATGAATATGGTCTATTGTTGCAAAGCCTTTTCTGAAACCCGCTTGCTCCTTGGGTTGGTTTTCATCTAACACTTTTTCTATGCGTTGTAGTATGATTTTGGAAAATATCTTGTATAGGTTTGACATGAGGCTGATGGGCCTGTAATTGCCAACGTCGTTTCTGTCGCCTTTCTTGTGTAGTAGGATGATAGTGGAGGTAGTCCATTGTTTAGGTATTTCTTCTTTCTGAAGGATCTCATTGAATAACGTGACGATGCTTCTGAGTGATGCTGGGAGTGTACATTTAAGAAGTTCGTTAGAGATTTGATCTTCGCCAGTTGCTTTTCCATTTTTTTGAGTTGACACAGCTTTAATAACTTCATTTTCTTCAATTAGTGGTATTATCTCCTCGTCGAGTTGATATAGTGACTTTAAGTTTGGGAGGGTCGTATCTTCGCAGTCATATAGTTCTTTGTAGAATTGTGTGGCAGCTTTTGAGATATTCTTACGTTTTGTTTCTAATTTTTTGGTTCTTCTGTTTCTCATGCTCGGTATCCAGTTACTATATTCCTGCATTTCTTTCATTGCTTTTGCTGTCCCTCCTGTTTGTTCCAGGTGCAGTTTGAATGTTTCGGATTGTATCTGCTTCTTGTGTTTCCTGATGTTGAGGTTAATTTGCTTGCTTAGTTGTGATATTGCAGCTCTATTACTTTTTCTGTCTTCCAGAAGTAATTTTCGTTTATTTATAAGATTTCTAGCATGGGGTCCAATTTTGTCTTTCTGTTTATTTGCAATacttatttgtttgtttatttgttgTAATCCATAttctaatttattatatttttcttgGAGGCTTTGTTGTTGTTCTATATTTTCGAGGGAAGTTTCCAGGTCTCGGATTATGTTTTCTGGGAGTATTTGTGGGAGATGgttttggccggtttttatattttttctactttctTTTGGGCAGTTGGAGTGTATTTTACCTTGTAACATTCTGTGGTTGGTATTGAAGTTAAGTTGATTGATAACAGATACGTCTAAGAACCATTTGGGTTTATTGGTTAGTATAAAATCAATTTCGTTTCTTATGGAGCCGTTTGGTGATATCCAGGTCCACTTCCGGTTTGGTTTCTTTTTGTAGACACTATTCATGATGTGCAGGTTGTATTCCAATGCTAGGTCTATTAGTCGTTGTCCATTGTTGTTGCGTTTGCCTGTGGAGTATGGCCCAAGGATATTATCTTCATTCTTTTTTCTTGTACCGAGCTGGCTATTGAAGTCACCCATTAGAATTATGTTTTTGTGTGATTTATCTAGTGCATATTTCAGGTCTTTGTAGAACTTTTCTTTTATATCATTACTTGCTACTTCTGTTGGTGCATAGATCTGTAATATTGAAGTTGGTGTTTTATGTCCAGGTAGCGTTATGTTAAGGATAGCGATTCTTTCTGAAATTGCCAGGAATTCTTCAATTGCCTTTTTGAGTGTACTTTTTATCATGAAGCCTACACCATACATTCCTGCAGTTTCTCCGTAGtggaaaaaaatgtacttttcGTGTTCTTCTATATTAAGGCCCAATCTCCGAACCTCACTTAAACCGAGTATGTCCCAGTTAATTGTTTCTAATGCGTGTTCCAGTTCTTGTAAGGCTTCTTGACTTCTTAGTGTTCTTGTATTTAGGGTTGCaatatatatgtaattatttaggtttgtttttgtattgtttgtttgtttgttttggttttgATCTTGATCTTGATCTTAGGGGGTTTTGGTCTATCTCCCCACGGGGACCAGCCGGGTTGGGGATCTTGTAATATTGTTTCTTACATTGTGAATAGTTACTGTCGTTACCGATGTCGGGCAATTCCTATACTCTATATGTGCTTTTTTCTGACCTCAGGTAGGCGGATGCCCGCATTATAGAGAAGGCGTCTGCCTTTTCTGGTTCAGCAGTCTTATCCACTGTTTGAGATTTTTCCTGGTTGTTTGTTTCATTTTTTTCAGGTTTGTGTATTTTTGCTGCGTTGGCTTGGCTCGAAGTGTTTTGTGTTGGTGATGTGGACTCGGATCTTCTTCTTTTGTCATTACTTTTCTTCTTTTCTTTGATAATAACCCTGTTGTTTCTGATCACCGCATAGTTGCCAGCTTCTTGTGCTTTCCTCAGTTCAGCTTGGAgttgttttcttttttcaaGAGTTTCTTTAGTGAAGTCTTCTGTTATATAAGTGTTGTTACTCATTTTCCTCTTATTTCTTAGTATTTCTTTTTTCTTAAGAGCCGTTGTTGTAGTTATAAGGATAGGTCTTGAGTTTCCGTTTTCTTTTTTCCTTCCTAATCTGTGCAATTTGTCTATATCACTTGAATTGATATCCACAtctatattttttaacatttgtGTGCAGTTATTAAGTAGGTCTTGCGAGTTTTGCTCTGTTTCTTCTACGCCGTGGATAATTATATTGTTTCTTTTGTTCGAAGTTTCGATGGTCTTCATTTTTGCGTTGAGTTTCTCGATTTCTGATTTTAGAATTCTATTTTCTTCGATTATAGGGCAAAGTTTATCATCCACGTTTCGTAGGATGCTCGCTTTCACGTTTTCTGTAATGATTTCTGTTTGTTTATTCATTTCCTCTTTTATTTTCGTGAACAATAGCTCCATCTCTTTTGACATTTCTTGGTTTGACGTTTCTACTGCCATGTTGCGTGCGTTAACAAAACGCGCAGTGTTTTGACAGTTTCCGAACGAATGTGGCCGGaagtttgttatgttggtactattggTGTTACTTATGGTTCACTTCGTGTCAATCTTGTTTCCTAACCTCTTAACGGGTTTCGAACACTCGGAAaatgtctaaatataggagttacaaattagctcaagtgtttgagggtgctggagatctccagcaccctcaaataattaacgggtaattagatcttcaggcattagtcgaccacttcaaatagttttaaattgatggagttcacgctttaaaactctgttattcaaaaatacttgttttccgtattgcatcacattgctttatatattttttgagcattgatcaaaagtttcttgtttatcgggtgtaggtaacataagtttctttttgatgcgtgtgcggtcggattgtgtgaaacaaacaccttctcctttatggcactaatgtgcgaatttgtggtcgacatgtctgaaactcgttccaggaccatacatcgcccatcaccctattatatgaggacagtcaaatagtgtgggatatcttctagagatgttgttttacaagccgtaattagattactttaaaatcttgggtctatatctattacatttatgtaagctttcgacatcattagccttgttacatcgcttataatcaaataagaatgaaaaatatgattaaaatgtaatatggttgagatataaaattgaaatgtgatttttgtgtatgcattattgaattcggtgacgccaattgatttcagtgcctgcacatgatttcggtgttttttaaatctcaaatatcttaaaaactataaggttctaatggaggcctccactaccaatattttttatattaaggctagattttaggaaataaagtcgcatatcaaataagttaaaaaaaaatttggcaccgaagtcaggcaccgaaggtcatctctgagaaacgccctatacgtttttttatgtaggtacacttTTATATCATAGCAATAGCAGATAGTAACCCTTGTCCACCTATTGTGGACAAATATGAAACTTGATGGTAAtgcaaagtgtttttttttaacttttaatttacttaatttcaAGGCTTAGATAACGTTACTTTCTCAAATACGGCGATATTTTAATTAACTCAATTTTAGAGATActcaataattaaattttatcaGAGAGTAACAAAAATTATCGTCGAAAAAGGCAAAAATATGACTAAAATTCGGTCAAGATCGTTATCATAACACAGACAAGAAGTTAAATTAGAGAAACAGATACTAACATTTGATTGAaggtactaaaatatttatccccttattcataaacgcgctacaaacctcaattagctaataatcgtttgtccttatcagtcattttgacttatgtatttgtaagaatgggataaaaaataatttaactaaatcaggcccgtaaagttttatgaataaggggtctAGTCTGTATTTATTTTGCTAAGTTTGCACCGACTATACCTACTTCACGTATTAGTACATGTCGTGTCAACTTAGCTTAAACAGcctctataaataattaaataaacaacatttatgtgcaaaaaaatatattttacatttaatattgaGCAGGTGGTTGTTTAGGCATGTAAGATCTAAACAAAATGATATAAACAATAATAACTACAACCAAATAaacactgtttaaaatattagcCGTATTTGCCCAGAAA from Cydia splendana chromosome 22, ilCydSple1.2, whole genome shotgun sequence includes these protein-coding regions:
- the LOC134801658 gene encoding uncharacterized protein LOC134801658, producing MYGVGFMIKSTLKKAIEEFLAISERIAILNITLPGHKTPTSILQIYAPTEVASNDIKEKFYKDLKYALDKSHKNIILMGDFNSQLGTRKKNEDNILGPYSTGKRNNNGQRLIDLALEYNLHIMNSVYKKKPNRKWTWISPNGSIRNEIDFILTNKPKWFLDVSVINQLNFNTNHRMLQGKIHSNCPKESRKNIKTGQNHLPQILPENIIRDLETSLENIEQQQSLQEKYNKLEYGLQQINKQISIANKQKDKIGPHARNLINKRKLLLEDRKSNRAAISQLSKQINLNIRKHKKQIQSETFKLHLEQTGGTAKAMKEMQEYSNWIPSMRNRRTKKLETKRKNISKAATQFYKELYDCEDTTLPNLKSLYQLDEEIIPLIEENEVIKAVSTQKNGKATGEDQISNELLKCTLPASLRSIVTLFNEILQKEEIPKQWTTSTIILLHKKGDRNDVGNYRPISLMSNLYKIFSKIILQRIEKVLDENQPKEQAGFRKGFATIDHIHTIKQIIEKSNEYGKKYYLAFIDYSKAFDSLLHSYIWEALKMQNVQNKYIRIISNIYKCITAKIKLETVGEEFKLKKGVRQGDPLSPKLFSATLEQTGKGKEADLTADGKTTLELSLDQHGHGQEEQLTERNGRS